A single window of Fimbriimonadaceae bacterium DNA harbors:
- a CDS encoding 2-oxo acid dehydrogenase subunit E2: MPEVSLKIPQIGEGLQEARLVAFLKQPGDHVKRDEAIYQMETDKAVMDVESPHEGKVVRWLARPDDVLAIGADVLVMDVADAAPTEPAGGEVTVHVPQIGEGLQEARIVAFLKQPGDAVKRDEAIYQMETDKAVMDVESPYAGTVLRWLVEPDQIVAIGAPVGVLASSDTPVAAPAHGPAPTAAPTSAVTPPAATRRDVPPRTRAYAKEKGLTEEVLAQVPAAGAKLMPADIDAYLASSAPSGAKGHTEAPLPAKQRVLASRLVRGNQLVVPGMMSVAVDWTAIEAARAKVKESHSDFQPSLFTMFAYAVAKAAAQHPVVRSTLVGDSTVRTYEHVNLGVAVARPGDELVVAVVHDADTLSWPDFAAALRDRIHEARDGKDQADESVTLSITNMAGHGVRDAMAVVVPPGVVTVFLGEAHWGVTNDHEPPRFQRQSNVGVTIDHRLINGVGGAEFLNTLKQLVEQIDTVLGP; encoded by the coding sequence ATGCCTGAAGTCTCTTTGAAAATCCCCCAGATCGGCGAAGGCCTTCAAGAGGCCCGCTTGGTCGCGTTTCTGAAGCAACCTGGTGACCACGTCAAACGCGACGAGGCGATTTACCAGATGGAGACCGACAAAGCGGTCATGGACGTCGAGTCGCCCCATGAAGGCAAGGTGGTGAGGTGGTTGGCCCGACCCGACGACGTCCTCGCCATCGGAGCCGACGTCCTCGTGATGGACGTGGCCGACGCGGCCCCGACCGAGCCCGCCGGGGGCGAGGTGACCGTCCACGTGCCCCAGATCGGCGAAGGTCTCCAGGAGGCCCGTATCGTCGCTTTCCTCAAGCAGCCCGGCGACGCGGTCAAACGCGACGAGGCGATCTACCAAATGGAGACGGACAAGGCGGTCATGGACGTCGAGTCGCCGTACGCCGGCACGGTGCTCCGCTGGCTGGTCGAGCCCGACCAGATCGTCGCCATTGGGGCGCCGGTCGGTGTCCTGGCAAGTTCCGACACTCCGGTCGCGGCGCCGGCCCACGGCCCCGCCCCCACGGCCGCGCCAACTTCGGCAGTGACCCCCCCCGCGGCCACGCGCCGTGACGTGCCCCCTCGCACCCGCGCCTACGCCAAGGAAAAGGGCCTGACCGAAGAGGTGCTGGCCCAAGTCCCCGCCGCAGGCGCAAAGCTGATGCCTGCCGACATCGACGCCTACCTGGCGTCGTCGGCCCCGTCCGGGGCGAAGGGTCACACCGAGGCGCCGTTGCCTGCCAAGCAGAGGGTGCTGGCCAGTCGGCTTGTCCGCGGCAACCAGCTCGTCGTGCCCGGCATGATGAGCGTCGCGGTGGACTGGACGGCCATCGAGGCGGCCAGGGCGAAGGTGAAGGAGTCGCACAGCGATTTTCAGCCGAGCCTTTTCACCATGTTCGCTTATGCCGTCGCGAAGGCGGCCGCGCAGCACCCCGTCGTGCGATCGACCCTGGTCGGCGACAGCACGGTGCGGACGTACGAGCACGTCAACCTCGGTGTGGCCGTGGCGCGGCCGGGGGACGAGCTCGTCGTCGCCGTCGTCCACGACGCCGACACGTTGTCGTGGCCAGACTTCGCCGCCGCCCTGCGCGACCGGATCCACGAGGCGCGCGATGGCAAGGACCAGGCCGACGAGAGCGTCACCCTGAGCATCACGAACATGGCGGGCCACGGTGTGCGCGACGCCATGGCGGTCGTCGTCCCCCCCGGGGTGGTGACCGTGTTCCTCGGCGAAGCCCACTGGGGCGTCACCAACGACCACGAGCCGCCGCGGTTTCAACGGCAGAGCAATGTGGGCGTCACCATTGACCACCGGCTGATCAACGGCGTCGGCGGGGCGGAGTTCCTGAACACACTCAAGCAACTGGTCGAGCAGATCGACACAGTCCTCGGACCATGA
- a CDS encoding gamma-glutamyl-gamma-aminobutyrate hydrolase family protein, with translation MKKPIIGVTMGSTDDPKTGAKYVKHVLNRDYVDRLAEAGAAVVLLPPGTDPLTVLPVLDGLLMTGGNDIDSSRWGEPLHPEADLEDPRRAALELELLKHADPRLPVFGICYGCQMINVHHGGGLTQHLPDVVGDDKHRGNPMQDYKVEPGSKLGQIVGPDAQGRSSHHQAVGAVAPGLRVVARHEDGTVEAVETDDDRWVIGVQWHPERSEADATPKLFESFVAAARRYQEEKAACGTW, from the coding sequence ATGAAGAAACCGATCATTGGCGTCACGATGGGGAGCACCGACGACCCGAAGACCGGTGCGAAGTACGTCAAGCACGTCCTGAACCGCGACTATGTCGACCGGCTGGCCGAGGCAGGCGCCGCCGTCGTGTTGCTGCCCCCCGGAACAGACCCCCTCACCGTCCTGCCCGTCCTCGACGGGTTGCTGATGACCGGCGGCAATGATATCGACAGCTCGCGGTGGGGTGAGCCCCTCCATCCCGAGGCTGACCTTGAGGACCCCCGCCGGGCTGCCCTCGAACTGGAACTCTTGAAGCACGCCGACCCCCGCTTGCCGGTGTTCGGCATTTGCTACGGCTGCCAGATGATCAACGTCCACCATGGTGGTGGCCTGACCCAGCACCTCCCCGACGTCGTGGGCGACGACAAGCACCGGGGCAACCCCATGCAGGACTACAAGGTGGAGCCCGGGTCAAAGCTCGGCCAGATCGTCGGCCCCGACGCCCAGGGCCGGAGCAGCCACCATCAAGCGGTGGGCGCGGTGGCGCCAGGCCTGCGCGTGGTGGCGCGTCACGAGGACGGCACAGTCGAGGCCGTCGAGACCGACGACGACCGGTGGGTGATCGGTGTCCAGTGGCACCCGGAGCGGAGCGAGGCCGACGCCACCCCCAAGTTGTTCGAGTCCTTTGTCGCCGCCGCCCGGCGATACCAGGAGGAAAAGGCCGCTTGCGGCACCTGGTGA
- a CDS encoding hydroxymethylglutaryl-CoA lyase, translating to MARIIEVGPRDGLQNEKTPVDTAVKAAFALALADAGLREIELTSFVSPKWVPQLADAAEVSAAVLGREDVAWSALVPNVKGLDRAVAGGHRRIALFTAASDAFTTKNINMTVAESLDAFAEVVRSFRDQVPGGHVRGYVSTAFECPYSGRVEPAAVVRVCERLLEAGVDELSLGDTIGVAVPAEVRRLATAVRSSVPTEQVAWHFHDTRGTAMANVFAAMEQGYDAFDSSAAGLGGCPYAPGAGGNLATDDLVYALERTGVETGVDPVRLAMASLPVLEALGRAPHAKAQQAVLAGACR from the coding sequence GTGGCCCGCATCATCGAAGTCGGCCCCCGCGACGGTCTTCAGAACGAAAAGACCCCGGTCGACACCGCCGTCAAGGCTGCCTTTGCCCTGGCCCTTGCCGACGCTGGTCTGCGCGAGATTGAACTGACCAGTTTCGTGTCGCCCAAGTGGGTGCCGCAGTTGGCCGACGCGGCCGAAGTGTCGGCGGCGGTTTTGGGCCGTGAGGATGTCGCATGGTCGGCCCTTGTGCCAAACGTGAAGGGGCTCGACCGGGCCGTGGCCGGCGGCCACCGGCGGATCGCGCTCTTCACTGCCGCGAGCGACGCGTTCACGACCAAGAACATCAACATGACGGTTGCCGAGTCGCTCGATGCCTTCGCCGAGGTTGTCCGCTCGTTCCGGGACCAGGTGCCGGGCGGGCACGTCCGGGGGTACGTGTCGACGGCCTTCGAGTGTCCCTATTCGGGCCGGGTCGAGCCTGCCGCGGTCGTCAGGGTCTGCGAGCGGTTACTGGAGGCCGGTGTCGACGAGTTGAGCTTGGGCGACACGATTGGCGTCGCTGTCCCCGCTGAAGTCCGGCGTCTCGCCACGGCCGTCCGGTCGTCCGTGCCCACGGAGCAAGTCGCCTGGCACTTCCACGACACCCGGGGCACGGCGATGGCCAACGTGTTCGCTGCCATGGAGCAGGGCTACGACGCCTTCGATTCCAGTGCCGCGGGCCTTGGTGGGTGTCCCTATGCCCCGGGTGCGGGAGGAAACCTCGCCACCGACGACCTGGTCTACGCGCTGGAGCGGACCGGGGTCGAGACCGGGGTCGACCCCGTAAGACTCGCTATGGCGAGCCTGCCGGTGCTTGAGGCCCTGGGTCGGGCACCGCATGCGAAGGCTCAGCAGGCGGTTCTGGCGGGGGCTTGTAGGTGA
- a CDS encoding biotin/lipoyl-binding protein, which yields MRHLVNGREVELTADPSVTVVRGPDRLVVHTPEGTSTALVTRVGAKTLVSVGGRQFEVSRATRERSGEGAQGSGTKLAPMPGLVVDVFVEQDQCVAVGDKLLVLEAMKMQHVVTADVAGKVSALPVAKGQQVSEGDLLVRVEPSAGVGHGDKDRGS from the coding sequence TTGCGGCACCTGGTGAACGGGCGCGAGGTCGAACTGACGGCCGACCCGAGCGTCACCGTCGTCAGAGGGCCGGACCGGTTGGTCGTGCACACCCCGGAGGGCACATCGACGGCCCTCGTCACACGGGTCGGAGCGAAAACCCTTGTTTCGGTCGGAGGACGGCAGTTTGAGGTCTCCCGCGCGACGCGAGAACGTTCTGGCGAAGGCGCCCAAGGCTCAGGGACGAAACTAGCACCGATGCCTGGCCTGGTCGTGGACGTGTTTGTGGAACAAGACCAATGTGTGGCTGTCGGTGACAAGCTCTTGGTGCTTGAAGCCATGAAAATGCAACACGTGGTCACGGCGGACGTCGCGGGGAAGGTCTCCGCTCTACCGGTGGCCAAGGGCCAGCAGGTTTCAGAGGGCGACCTGCTGGTAAGAGTCGAACCTTCGGCTGGGGTAGGGCATGGCGACAAAGATCGCGGATCTTGA